A stretch of the Haloarcula ordinaria genome encodes the following:
- a CDS encoding AGE family epimerase/isomerase, which translates to MQPATYRDPDWLRQHVRDVLSFYYPSCVDTHYGGYVAQLDEQDGHVYDGQTKHLVATARAVHNFSVGVMLDGPVWCRPAAEHGLTFLESAHWDPDNEGYDWRLEGRETVDATRHCYGHGFVMLAGARAHQAGLRRGKETLERAYDVIDERFWEEDYGLCADEASGDWSELSPYRGLNANMHTCEALLAAYEATGEARYIDRAGVIASTVTRDLAEDHSGRIWEHFTEDWAPDKAYNRDEPAHQFRPWGYQPGHHAEWAKLLLVLHEHAPADWHVERAAELFDVAVDLGWDDEHGGFYYTVDGDGEPVVDDKYSWELTEAIGAAALLAQHDADYAAWYDRLWEHSMTHFVNPRHGNWYERLTRSHERDDPNRGVAVEPGYHPLNNAWVAMQAFAE; encoded by the coding sequence ATGCAGCCGGCAACCTATCGGGACCCCGACTGGCTCCGTCAGCACGTCCGGGACGTGCTGTCGTTCTACTACCCGTCCTGCGTCGACACCCACTACGGCGGCTACGTAGCACAACTCGACGAGCAGGACGGCCACGTCTACGACGGACAAACGAAACACCTGGTCGCGACGGCCCGCGCCGTCCACAACTTCAGCGTCGGCGTCATGCTCGACGGCCCGGTATGGTGCCGACCCGCCGCCGAGCACGGGCTCACCTTTCTCGAGTCCGCTCACTGGGACCCGGACAACGAGGGGTACGACTGGCGTCTCGAGGGCCGCGAGACGGTCGACGCGACGCGACACTGCTACGGCCACGGGTTCGTGATGCTGGCCGGCGCGCGGGCACATCAGGCCGGCCTCCGCCGGGGCAAGGAGACGCTGGAACGGGCCTACGATGTCATCGACGAGCGGTTCTGGGAGGAAGACTACGGGCTCTGTGCGGACGAGGCCAGTGGCGATTGGAGCGAGCTGTCACCGTACCGCGGCCTGAACGCGAACATGCACACCTGCGAGGCCCTGTTGGCGGCCTACGAGGCCACTGGTGAGGCGCGCTACATCGACCGCGCCGGGGTCATCGCCTCGACCGTGACCCGCGACCTCGCTGAGGACCACAGCGGACGCATCTGGGAGCACTTCACCGAGGACTGGGCGCCGGACAAGGCGTACAACCGCGACGAACCGGCCCACCAGTTCCGCCCGTGGGGCTACCAGCCGGGCCACCACGCCGAGTGGGCGAAGCTGCTGCTCGTGCTCCACGAACACGCCCCGGCGGACTGGCACGTCGAGCGGGCCGCCGAGCTGTTCGACGTCGCCGTGGACCTCGGGTGGGACGACGAGCACGGCGGGTTCTACTACACCGTCGACGGGGACGGCGAGCCGGTCGTCGACGACAAGTACAGCTGGGAACTCACCGAGGCCATCGGTGCCGCCGCGTTGCTCGCTCAGCACGACGCCGACTACGCAGCGTGGTACGACCGACTCTGGGAGCACTCGATGACCCACTTCGTCAACCCGCGCCACGGGAACTGGTACGAGCGGCTGACCCGCTCTCACGAGCGCGACGACCCGAACCGGGGTGTCGCCGTCGAACCGGGCTATCACCCGTTGAACAACGCCTGGGTGGCGATGCAGGCGTTCGCCGAGTAG
- a CDS encoding SDR family NAD(P)-dependent oxidoreductase, which translates to MEAQRHADRTVIVTGAASGIGRGIARRFGTEGANVVVADVRREPKQGERYDSDETVPTDRVITDETSGDGTFVETDVGDPDSVEGMVETAVDTYGGVDVLVNNAGIQVVGDSQTTDVEDWARSLDVDLSGVFYAVKYAVPHIVERSGQILNIGSVRGFEGGGGPAYAAAKGGVVNLTRDLAVELGEDDVRVNCINPGYVETPLQDYLTEEDIAQSAEHTLLPRFGTPEDIGDVAVFLASEEASFMTGVNVPVDGGWLAHSGL; encoded by the coding sequence ATGGAAGCCCAGCGACACGCAGACCGGACGGTCATCGTCACCGGTGCGGCAAGCGGCATCGGTCGAGGCATCGCCCGGCGGTTCGGGACGGAAGGCGCCAACGTCGTCGTCGCGGACGTCCGCCGAGAACCGAAACAGGGCGAGCGCTACGACAGCGACGAGACTGTCCCGACTGACCGGGTCATCACTGACGAGACGAGCGGGGACGGGACGTTCGTCGAGACCGACGTCGGCGACCCGGACAGCGTCGAGGGGATGGTCGAGACGGCCGTCGACACCTACGGCGGCGTCGACGTGCTCGTCAACAACGCGGGCATCCAGGTCGTCGGCGACTCACAGACAACCGACGTCGAGGACTGGGCGCGCTCGCTGGACGTCGATCTCAGCGGCGTCTTCTACGCCGTGAAGTACGCCGTCCCCCACATCGTGGAGCGGAGCGGCCAGATACTCAATATCGGCTCCGTCCGCGGGTTCGAGGGCGGCGGTGGCCCGGCCTACGCCGCCGCGAAAGGCGGCGTCGTGAACCTGACCCGCGACCTGGCCGTCGAACTCGGCGAGGACGACGTGCGCGTCAACTGCATCAACCCGGGCTACGTCGAGACGCCGCTCCAGGACTACCTCACGGAGGAGGACATCGCGCAGTCCGCCGAACACACCCTCCTGCCCCGCTTCGGGACGCCGGAGGACATCGGCGACGTCGCGGTCTTCCTCGCCAGCGAGGAGGCGTCGTTCATGACCGGTGTGAACGTGCCTGTCGACGGCGGCTGGCTGGCCCACAGCGGCCTCTGA
- a CDS encoding mannonate dehydratase — MSQQSDGLATDFESLPMRIGLGQFMDPTEDKLRFCKQLGVDDVLLNMYRYTPDYPHMPDNERIPLEGDEEWSYENLVELREHVESYGVRLNAIENIPISFYDKVMLGKEGKEEQMEHVKTTIRNMGRAGIPMFGYHWMPSGVWRNVDVEVRGGASASGFDLGAVDDELTHDREYTEEELWANYEYFLSELLPVAEEAGVKVCLHPNDPPVESLGGIPQLFRNFENFKRAMDLVPSDNHGLEFCLGCWSEMGEDLEEVIRYFGERDDLFYVHFRDVDGTVPKFNETFIDLGNYDAYEILSLLDEVGFSGLVIPDHTPHVDDDTDWDHRGRAHAVGYLNGMLTAIRHEHGQS; from the coding sequence ATGAGCCAGCAGTCAGACGGCCTCGCGACCGACTTCGAGTCGCTCCCGATGCGAATCGGCCTCGGGCAGTTCATGGACCCGACCGAGGACAAGCTCCGCTTTTGCAAGCAGCTGGGCGTCGACGACGTCCTGTTGAACATGTACCGCTACACGCCGGACTACCCCCACATGCCGGACAACGAGCGAATTCCCCTGGAAGGCGACGAGGAGTGGTCCTACGAGAACCTCGTCGAACTGCGCGAACACGTCGAGTCGTACGGGGTACGGCTCAACGCTATCGAGAACATCCCCATCTCCTTCTACGACAAGGTCATGCTCGGCAAGGAGGGCAAGGAGGAGCAGATGGAACACGTCAAGACGACGATTCGCAACATGGGCCGGGCCGGCATCCCGATGTTCGGCTACCACTGGATGCCAAGCGGCGTCTGGCGGAACGTCGACGTCGAGGTCCGGGGCGGTGCCAGCGCCTCGGGGTTCGACCTCGGGGCGGTCGACGACGAACTGACCCACGACCGCGAGTACACCGAGGAAGAGCTCTGGGCGAACTACGAGTACTTCCTCTCGGAACTCCTCCCCGTCGCCGAGGAGGCGGGTGTGAAGGTCTGTCTCCACCCCAACGACCCGCCCGTCGAGTCGCTTGGCGGCATCCCCCAGCTGTTCCGAAACTTCGAGAACTTCAAGCGGGCGATGGACCTCGTCCCCAGCGACAACCACGGCCTCGAGTTCTGTCTCGGCTGCTGGTCCGAGATGGGCGAGGACCTGGAAGAAGTCATCCGCTACTTCGGCGAGCGCGACGACCTCTTCTACGTCCACTTCCGGGACGTCGACGGTACCGTCCCGAAGTTCAACGAGACGTTCATCGACCTGGGGAACTACGACGCCTACGAGATCCTCTCCTTGCTCGACGAGGTGGGCTTCTCCGGGCTGGTCATCCCCGACCACACCCCCCACGTGGACGACGACACCGACTGGGACCACCGGGGCCGGGCCCACGCCGTCGGCTACCTGAACGGGATGCTCACCGCGATTCGCCACGAGCACGGGCAGTCGTAG
- a CDS encoding ABC transporter substrate-binding protein, protein MVTLRLVGRPFEGFEQALQRQMDSFAASVDADVRFEREHRPLPEIHEELVTTGDITDGTYDLLLCLSDWVPMLADAGYLTPLDDHLDSDPPADWPDGWAESLRGLMAFEGTTYGVPYHDGPEIFHYREDLFESVTEQRAFRAEYGRPLSVPRTWDEFREVAEFFTRPDEDLWGTVVAAKPDGHNDVYDFCIQLWSRGGRLLDDDGAPAFDSPEGRAALQYYHDLIHDHEVVPPESVDLESVEAGQFYADGKAAMMWNWSGFGAMAEDPGSAVFGRTNYGLIPRADAPDGEHTSLTVTYGLTVPSGSEHADLAYEFIRHAASPENDLVTTREGASGTRFSTWRDPDVLRENSFYSMVEEVNTGPVNTLPRVPEYLELNEILDEMVEAAVVEQSASVEAALSEAADRATTLLE, encoded by the coding sequence ATGGTAACACTGCGGCTTGTCGGACGCCCGTTTGAGGGGTTCGAGCAGGCCCTACAGCGTCAGATGGACTCGTTCGCTGCCTCCGTCGACGCCGACGTGAGGTTCGAGCGTGAGCACCGTCCGCTCCCGGAGATTCACGAGGAACTCGTGACGACGGGCGACATCACTGACGGGACCTACGACCTGTTGCTCTGTCTGAGCGACTGGGTCCCGATGCTCGCCGACGCCGGCTACCTGACGCCGCTCGACGACCACCTGGACAGCGATCCGCCGGCGGACTGGCCGGACGGGTGGGCCGAGAGCCTGCGGGGCCTGATGGCCTTCGAGGGAACGACCTACGGCGTCCCGTACCACGACGGCCCGGAGATATTCCACTACCGCGAGGACCTCTTCGAGAGCGTCACCGAGCAGAGGGCCTTCCGGGCCGAGTACGGCCGACCGCTGTCGGTGCCCCGGACCTGGGACGAGTTCCGCGAGGTCGCCGAGTTCTTCACACGGCCCGACGAGGATCTCTGGGGTACCGTCGTCGCGGCCAAGCCCGACGGCCACAACGACGTCTACGACTTCTGCATCCAGCTGTGGAGTCGCGGCGGTCGGCTGCTCGACGACGACGGCGCGCCCGCGTTCGACAGTCCCGAGGGTCGAGCGGCGCTCCAGTACTACCACGACCTGATTCACGACCACGAGGTCGTCCCACCGGAGTCCGTCGATCTGGAGAGCGTCGAGGCGGGACAGTTCTACGCCGACGGGAAGGCCGCGATGATGTGGAACTGGTCGGGGTTCGGCGCGATGGCCGAGGACCCGGGCTCCGCGGTGTTCGGCCGGACCAACTACGGGCTCATCCCGCGGGCGGACGCTCCAGATGGCGAGCACACCTCGCTGACGGTCACGTACGGGCTGACCGTGCCCAGCGGGAGCGAGCACGCCGACCTCGCGTACGAGTTCATCCGGCACGCCGCGTCCCCGGAGAACGACCTCGTGACGACCCGTGAGGGGGCGTCCGGGACCCGGTTCTCGACCTGGCGCGACCCCGACGTACTCCGCGAGAACTCCTTCTACTCGATGGTCGAGGAGGTCAACACCGGGCCGGTCAACACCCTGCCGCGCGTCCCCGAGTACCTCGAACTCAACGAGATACTCGACGAGATGGTCGAGGCCGCCGTCGTCGAGCAATCGGCGTCCGTGGAGGCGGCGCTCTCGGAGGCGGCCGACAGGGCAACGACGCTCCTCGAGTAG
- a CDS encoding CaiB/BaiF CoA transferase family protein produces the protein MKRALDDIVVADFTQMMQGPWATQKLGDMGAEVIKIERLGGEWERTLEAGGRLLDDVSPFFLAMNRNKRSITLDLTSDEGRDVALDIVRDADVLVENFRPGVMDRFGLSYDEVAEVNPGIVYVSASGFGSDGPYVERPGQDLLLQSMSGLANYTGRKDDPPTPAGTAVVDEHAAMLIAFHTMVALFHRERTGSGQRVEVNLLNAALDFQCQEITAALNMDVEFERSEEGIAQAWLGGPYGIYETADDHVAIAMAPMETLAETLDLPELAKYETPEETFEHRDEIKRTLEAYTRDQQTDELLETLLADDIWAAEVNDFHDVAADPQVEHNEMLVELDHPVDGAFTTTGIPVTMSETPGDVRLHPPRPGEHTDEILAEFGYDETERERLLEDGVVGSP, from the coding sequence ATGAAACGAGCATTGGACGACATCGTCGTCGCGGACTTCACACAGATGATGCAGGGGCCGTGGGCGACACAGAAGCTCGGGGACATGGGGGCCGAGGTCATCAAGATCGAGCGACTGGGTGGCGAATGGGAACGAACGCTCGAGGCGGGCGGGAGACTGCTCGACGACGTCAGTCCCTTCTTCCTGGCGATGAACCGCAACAAGCGGAGCATCACCCTCGACCTGACGTCTGACGAGGGCAGGGACGTTGCGCTCGATATCGTCCGGGACGCCGACGTCCTGGTCGAGAACTTCAGACCCGGCGTGATGGACCGGTTCGGTCTGAGCTACGACGAAGTGGCGGAGGTCAACCCGGGTATCGTCTACGTCTCTGCGTCCGGGTTCGGCAGCGACGGACCCTACGTCGAGCGGCCGGGCCAGGACCTCCTCCTGCAGTCGATGAGCGGGCTGGCGAACTACACCGGTCGGAAGGACGACCCGCCGACACCGGCCGGGACCGCTGTCGTCGACGAGCACGCGGCGATGCTCATCGCCTTCCACACGATGGTCGCGCTGTTCCACCGGGAACGCACCGGGTCGGGCCAGCGCGTCGAGGTGAACCTGCTGAACGCGGCGCTCGACTTCCAGTGTCAGGAGATCACCGCCGCGCTCAACATGGACGTCGAGTTCGAGCGCAGCGAGGAGGGCATCGCCCAGGCCTGGCTCGGGGGCCCGTACGGCATCTACGAGACGGCTGACGACCACGTGGCCATCGCCATGGCACCGATGGAGACGCTGGCCGAGACGCTCGACCTCCCCGAACTCGCGAAGTACGAGACGCCCGAGGAGACCTTCGAACACCGCGACGAGATAAAACGGACCCTGGAGGCGTACACGCGCGACCAGCAGACCGACGAGCTCCTCGAGACGCTGCTTGCGGACGACATCTGGGCCGCCGAGGTCAACGACTTCCACGACGTCGCCGCGGACCCACAGGTCGAACACAACGAGATGCTCGTCGAGCTCGACCACCCCGTGGACGGCGCCTTCACCACCACCGGCATCCCGGTGACGATGTCCGAGACGCCGGGTGACGTTCGATTACACCCGCCTCGGCCCGGTGAGCACACCGACGAGATTCTCGCCGAGTTCGGGTACGACGAGACGGAGCGTGAACGGTTGCTGGAGGACGGCGTCGTCGGAAGCCCCTAG
- a CDS encoding glycoside hydrolase family 88 protein: MHGGTDEVYEEALRALLTRVGATLDETGERFPYVFDRDSGTWETTADGNWCGGHWVGLLWLASEWADDAEDSERFERAARAHTEAMRPAMPRDSMFCGMNFAYAGFRAYDHSGDRTLFGIGLEGADAMADAFDERARQVPLGKLAIKGPEQFRGPESSHGPPGDRIGAVDNLYTAVAPLWRAYEEVDDPRFRDVAVSHADRHLDWYVRDDGRTWHHAVFDTDGELERQYNELAHSDETCWARGQGWSIAGLSAAYTATGAERYLDALEANVDYYREHAPDDLVPHWDFEVPNPDDEPRDSSAAALVTYGLLVHLDDGKAGQQESRVARLQSVGVNVLDSLVDAYLVTDPDDPAYGRVEHGCFNRPGEYATDTELVWSTYYLAETLASVLNG; this comes from the coding sequence ATGCACGGGGGGACCGACGAGGTGTACGAAGAGGCACTGCGAGCGCTGCTGACCCGCGTCGGGGCGACGCTCGACGAGACCGGCGAACGGTTCCCCTACGTCTTCGACAGGGACAGCGGGACGTGGGAGACGACGGCGGACGGCAACTGGTGTGGCGGCCACTGGGTCGGTCTCCTCTGGCTGGCGAGCGAGTGGGCCGACGACGCTGAGGACAGCGAGCGGTTCGAGCGCGCAGCACGAGCCCACACGGAGGCGATGCGCCCGGCCATGCCGCGAGACTCGATGTTCTGCGGGATGAACTTCGCCTACGCGGGCTTCCGGGCGTACGACCACAGCGGCGACCGGACGCTGTTCGGTATCGGCCTGGAAGGAGCCGACGCGATGGCCGACGCCTTCGACGAACGCGCCCGACAGGTGCCGCTGGGAAAACTCGCTATCAAGGGCCCCGAGCAGTTCCGTGGCCCCGAGTCCAGCCACGGCCCGCCAGGGGACCGCATCGGTGCGGTCGACAACCTCTACACCGCCGTCGCGCCGCTCTGGCGAGCCTACGAGGAGGTCGACGACCCGCGGTTCCGTGACGTCGCCGTCTCCCACGCCGACCGGCACCTCGACTGGTACGTCCGCGACGACGGCCGGACCTGGCACCACGCGGTGTTCGACACGGACGGCGAGCTCGAACGCCAGTACAACGAGCTGGCACACAGCGACGAGACCTGCTGGGCCCGCGGGCAGGGGTGGAGCATCGCCGGGCTCTCGGCCGCCTACACCGCGACGGGTGCCGAGCGTTATCTGGACGCCCTCGAGGCGAACGTCGACTACTACCGCGAGCACGCCCCCGACGACCTCGTCCCCCACTGGGACTTCGAGGTCCCGAACCCCGACGACGAGCCGAGAGACAGCAGCGCCGCCGCGCTCGTCACCTACGGGTTGCTGGTGCACCTCGACGACGGGAAAGCCGGGCAGCAGGAGTCACGCGTCGCCCGACTGCAGTCCGTCGGAGTCAACGTCCTCGATTCGCTCGTCGACGCCTACCTGGTCACCGACCCGGACGACCCGGCGTACGGACGCGTCGAACACGGCTGTTTCAACCGACCTGGTGAGTACGCGACCGACACGGAGCTCGTCTGGTCGACGTACTACCTGGCCGAGACGCTCGCGAGCGTGCTCAACGGATGA
- a CDS encoding AMP-binding protein yields the protein MTGSWTGYTLPTSPTGYDELLDGFEWQIPGEYNIAAVALEGDPEAVALRHLPDRGSNAAVSDTVRTVTYGELASASAAVAIRLAADGVTPGDRVAVCLPQCPEQVVLHLAAYRLGAVVVPVSMLLGDASLEHQLTHADVSALFVDEQRWTSADLDELQETVSTVTVRVDADSSPLGGLTRFASDRSGGTTPPMARTAPDDPALVLYTSGTSSEPKGVVQGHQYLLGSMPGYHCWFDRFEPETAEATRAWTPSEWAWAGALFDVVFPTLAVGGTVVSSVRRRGFDPERALDVVETQGVTHAFLPPTALRKLREGAAVSEEQTASLSVIMSGGEPLPNSVATWAEETLDVTVNEAYGQTEANALAGEAQGVYPGTDDGLGRPYPGHDLAVIDDDGTPLPAGEVGEIAVARPDPVVMKGYLDDPHATQAVLGEEWLRTGDLGRFGPDGVLEHLGRADELVVSSGYRISPLEVESVLTDHPSVAAALVRGEPDPERGQRVVASVVLVDEGSGDEVLEDRLRSAVADRLGPHKKPHAVEFVTELPTTRTGKTDRSKD from the coding sequence ATGACCGGGTCATGGACGGGGTACACACTCCCGACGTCTCCGACCGGCTACGACGAGTTACTGGACGGGTTCGAGTGGCAGATTCCCGGCGAGTACAACATCGCGGCCGTCGCGCTTGAGGGTGACCCGGAGGCAGTGGCGCTCCGTCACCTCCCCGACCGAGGGAGCAATGCTGCCGTGAGCGACACCGTACGGACCGTCACCTACGGGGAACTGGCGTCGGCCTCGGCCGCGGTCGCGATTCGACTGGCCGCTGACGGCGTGACGCCCGGCGACAGGGTCGCCGTCTGCCTCCCGCAGTGTCCGGAACAGGTTGTCCTGCACCTTGCGGCCTACCGACTCGGCGCCGTCGTCGTCCCGGTGTCGATGCTGCTGGGCGACGCGTCGCTCGAACACCAGTTGACCCACGCCGACGTATCGGCGCTCTTCGTCGATGAACAGCGCTGGACCAGCGCCGACCTAGATGAACTCCAGGAGACGGTCTCGACTGTGACTGTCAGAGTCGACGCGGACAGTTCCCCGCTCGGCGGGCTGACGCGGTTCGCCAGTGACCGGTCGGGTGGGACGACGCCGCCGATGGCCCGGACGGCTCCCGACGACCCGGCGCTGGTCCTCTACACGTCTGGAACGTCCAGCGAGCCGAAGGGCGTCGTCCAGGGCCACCAGTACCTGCTCGGGTCGATGCCGGGGTACCACTGCTGGTTCGACCGCTTCGAGCCCGAGACGGCGGAAGCGACCCGCGCGTGGACCCCCTCCGAGTGGGCGTGGGCCGGGGCGTTGTTCGACGTCGTCTTTCCGACACTCGCAGTCGGAGGGACCGTCGTCTCCTCGGTCCGTCGGCGCGGGTTCGACCCCGAGCGTGCGCTCGACGTGGTCGAGACACAGGGCGTGACCCACGCCTTCCTCCCACCGACGGCGCTCAGGAAACTCCGCGAGGGGGCAGCCGTGTCCGAAGAGCAGACAGCGTCGCTGTCGGTCATCATGAGCGGGGGCGAACCGCTACCGAACTCGGTCGCGACGTGGGCCGAGGAGACGCTGGACGTGACGGTCAACGAAGCGTACGGACAGACGGAGGCCAACGCACTCGCCGGCGAGGCCCAGGGCGTCTACCCGGGGACCGACGACGGCCTCGGCCGCCCGTATCCCGGGCACGACCTCGCAGTGATCGACGACGACGGCACGCCACTGCCGGCGGGCGAGGTCGGCGAGATCGCCGTCGCCCGTCCCGACCCGGTCGTCATGAAGGGATATCTCGACGACCCCCACGCGACGCAAGCGGTCCTCGGGGAGGAGTGGCTCAGGACGGGTGACCTCGGCCGGTTCGGCCCCGATGGCGTCCTCGAACACCTCGGGCGGGCCGACGAACTCGTGGTCTCGTCGGGGTACCGCATCAGCCCGCTCGAAGTCGAGTCCGTCCTCACGGACCACCCGAGCGTCGCGGCCGCGCTCGTGCGGGGGGAACCCGACCCGGAGCGGGGCCAGCGGGTGGTCGCGTCGGTGGTCCTCGTCGACGAAGGGAGTGGGGACGAGGTCCTCGAAGACCGACTCCGCTCCGCCGTCGCCGACCGGCTCGGCCCCCACAAGAAGCCCCACGCTGTCGAGTTCGTCACGGAGCTCCCGACGACCCGGACCGGTAAGACGGACCGTTCGAAGGACTGA
- a CDS encoding polymer-forming cytoskeletal protein: MAIQSTTLRRRLLVLGVVVALLLQVGTGIAAAQSVEGATGTVVVESGETVSSIEAFASTIVIRGTVTGDLAGAAGTIHITETGRVGGNVEAAAATIRIDGTVDGDVAAAGATVELSETGAVGGDLEAGANYALVDGAVAGDVSVGAETLELGPNADIGGTFRYDAGAFTQDPDATVAGGVVRDASLRQTAGPDFQPLTIPSWVGIVYGLVASLLLGVVLLAIFPAFSMGVARRVADEPVKSGGVGLLTLVGVPVLLLLLAVTIIGIPLTLLGAAAFGLAVWVGSVYGQFAVGTWVLSMFDVDNRWLALVVGLVGFALLGAIPVLGGILEFIAFLLGLGAVALGLRNSYRNRSSGATPGGRQATLDESVGDTPTA, from the coding sequence ATGGCAATACAATCGACCACCCTCCGACGTCGGCTCCTCGTCCTCGGCGTCGTCGTCGCGCTCCTCCTCCAGGTAGGGACCGGCATCGCCGCCGCCCAGTCGGTCGAAGGCGCGACGGGGACCGTCGTCGTCGAATCGGGCGAGACCGTGTCGAGTATCGAAGCGTTCGCGAGCACCATCGTCATCCGCGGGACGGTGACCGGCGACCTCGCCGGTGCGGCGGGAACGATACACATCACAGAGACAGGGCGCGTGGGCGGTAACGTCGAAGCCGCCGCGGCGACCATCCGAATCGACGGGACGGTCGACGGCGACGTCGCCGCCGCTGGCGCGACCGTCGAGCTCAGCGAGACCGGTGCCGTCGGCGGTGACCTCGAAGCCGGCGCGAACTACGCGCTCGTCGACGGGGCCGTCGCTGGAGACGTCAGCGTCGGCGCGGAGACGCTCGAACTGGGTCCCAACGCCGACATCGGTGGGACGTTCCGCTACGACGCCGGTGCGTTCACCCAGGACCCCGACGCGACCGTCGCTGGCGGTGTCGTCAGGGATGCAAGCCTTCGACAGACCGCCGGTCCTGACTTCCAGCCGCTCACCATCCCGTCCTGGGTCGGCATCGTCTACGGCCTCGTCGCCAGCCTCCTGCTCGGTGTGGTCCTGCTCGCCATCTTCCCGGCGTTCTCCATGGGCGTGGCGAGGCGCGTGGCTGACGAGCCAGTGAAGAGCGGCGGCGTCGGTCTGCTCACGCTCGTCGGCGTACCCGTCCTCCTTCTCCTCCTGGCGGTCACCATCATCGGGATTCCGCTGACGCTCCTCGGTGCCGCGGCGTTCGGCCTCGCCGTCTGGGTCGGGAGCGTCTACGGCCAGTTCGCCGTCGGGACGTGGGTGCTGTCGATGTTCGACGTGGACAACCGGTGGCTGGCGCTGGTCGTCGGCCTGGTCGGGTTCGCCCTGCTCGGGGCGATACCCGTTCTCGGTGGCATCCTCGAATTCATCGCCTTCCTGCTCGGTCTGGGTGCCGTCGCGCTCGGGCTGCGAAACAGCTACCGGAACCGCAGCAGTGGCGCGACTCCCGGCGGTCGGCAGGCCACGCTCGACGAATCGGTCGGCGACACGCCGACAGCGTAG
- the hemG gene encoding menaquinone-dependent protoporphyrinogen IX dehydrogenase has product MTRFIVAYGTSEGQTEKIARAIATTVRDRGHESETLDVSTLPTDFTLDGYDAVIVGSSIHVGKHQDSVVEFVERYRDALASRPTAFYQVSLSSAVEDEARQAEAANYVDEFVEATDWHPDRIAMFGGALRYSKYGFLTRLLIKRIAKDATGDTDTSRDYEYTDWDEVAAFTNDFAAFVEGRMGVSPDAE; this is encoded by the coding sequence ATGACTCGATTCATCGTCGCGTACGGGACCAGCGAAGGACAGACCGAGAAGATAGCCCGGGCGATAGCCACGACAGTGCGGGACCGTGGTCACGAATCCGAGACGCTCGACGTCTCGACGCTCCCCACCGATTTTACCCTCGACGGGTACGACGCGGTAATCGTCGGGTCGTCGATCCACGTCGGGAAACACCAGGACTCGGTCGTCGAGTTCGTCGAGCGGTATCGGGACGCGCTGGCGTCGCGTCCGACCGCGTTCTACCAGGTCTCGCTCTCCTCGGCGGTCGAAGACGAAGCGCGCCAGGCCGAGGCCGCGAACTACGTCGACGAGTTCGTCGAGGCCACAGACTGGCATCCCGACCGTATCGCCATGTTCGGCGGCGCGCTACGGTATTCGAAGTACGGGTTCCTCACACGGCTCCTCATCAAACGCATCGCGAAGGACGCGACGGGCGATACGGACACGTCCCGAGATTACGAGTACACCGACTGGGACGAAGTGGCTGCGTTCACGAACGACTTCGCGGCGTTCGTCGAGGGCCGGATGGGCGTCTCGCCGGACGCCGAGTAG
- a CDS encoding halocyanin domain-containing protein — MAVQRPTRRQVLQGVLVGTVAGLAGCSGDGGGDGGDDEVSADDYPVIDRWLTETELGGAADNYDGSFADERGADTVTVDVGAEGNGGAFAFGPAAAVVSAGTTVEFRWTGGGNPHNVEALPEEQLGESDYEFSSGEAEGGSGVKYTVTLDEPGIVLYHCEPHFSLGMKGGIAVE, encoded by the coding sequence ATGGCCGTTCAGAGACCGACGCGACGACAGGTGCTGCAGGGAGTACTCGTCGGAACGGTGGCGGGACTGGCGGGCTGTTCGGGCGACGGCGGTGGGGATGGTGGCGACGACGAGGTGTCCGCCGACGACTACCCGGTCATCGACCGGTGGCTCACGGAGACGGAACTCGGCGGCGCCGCCGACAACTACGACGGCAGTTTCGCCGACGAACGCGGAGCGGATACGGTGACCGTCGACGTGGGCGCCGAGGGCAACGGTGGTGCCTTCGCCTTCGGGCCGGCGGCGGCTGTCGTCTCGGCTGGAACCACCGTCGAGTTCCGTTGGACCGGGGGCGGGAACCCACACAACGTCGAGGCGCTCCCCGAAGAACAACTCGGCGAGTCCGACTACGAGTTCAGCTCGGGCGAAGCGGAAGGCGGGTCCGGGGTGAAGTACACCGTTACGCTCGACGAGCCCGGTATCGTGCTCTATCACTGCGAGCCGCACTTCTCGCTCGGGATGAAAGGCGGTATCGCCGTCGAATGA